CTCAGTCCGTGACCGCGATCTTCTGAAACCAGGTCGGTCATGCTGCTTGTCATATGTTTTACCTCGAAGTCAGGACGGTCGATTTGACGACCCCCGGAACCTTCTGGCATAAGTCTCTCCGCTAGCCTGAGCCTGCGCTGAGCAATCGTGCTCAACAGATTGTTCTCTGCAGGATCTTGCTCGCCCGCTTCGGAGGCCGTGGCCTCTTTCGGGGAGATGTTTAGATTTCAACCGTAAATCTGAGATGAGCCATAGAGACCTACTCTTTCGAGCGGGACATGGCATGCTCTAGCTCAGTGATGGGCGATTCACTCTGCTTCAGCAGCCCACGAAAGGCTCATTGTGAAAACAGAAACGAATTCCGCTGTGAAGTATCAAGCTGCAATTGGGGATGGGAATGACCCGCTCTTAGATCTCATCCGAAAGCGGCACTCGAGCAGAGGCGAGTTCAATCCCGATCGCAACATCTCTAAACCGATCCTGGCTCGGATACTGGAAGCTGCGCGATGGGCGCCAACGCCGAACAACATGCAGAACTTCCAGATCGTGGTGGTAGACGACCCAAAGACACTGACGTTAATCGGGGCGCTTTCAGCCGAGATGTCCGAGGCCTATCTCAAGGAAAACTACGCATTGTTATCGACAAGCGAAGCCGAGTTGCGCGTCAGAAAGATCGGTACGCTGGCCGGGATCTATCCCCGCGCATGGGTTGATCCCGAAGCCTGGAATCCCACTTCGGACTATAGGTCGCAGCTTACCTATCTGGGGAAGACGTTGCTGAAACCCAAGGTCCTATTCGTTGTGCTCTACGACTCAGAGTCACGAGCCCCGGGTTCAGAGGGCGACACCCTCGGCTTCATGGGACTCGGATGCGTCATGGAAAACATGTGGTTGACGGCGGAATCGCTCGGCGTCGGCATGCATATACTCACGGTCTTTGCTGATAGCCATGTGGAATCGGAAGTGCGACGAGTTCTCAAGATCGAACCACAGATGAAGATCGCGTTTGCCTGTGGCCTGGGCTACCCCGCAGATCCATCAATCGAAGAGATACGCGTCAGACGAGATTTAGAGGACTTTGTGCATCACAACGCGTTTCGCCAAAAAGGTGTTCCTTGGAGCCTCGAACTGGAGGAACTGCCTCCAGAAGAAAATGCTTAGACGCAACGGGTCACACCTCAAATGATCTTCGCTCGTCTCTTCTTCTCCGCGGGCGTGCGTTCGGGATCCAGAGTAACCGGTCGCTTCGCATTTTGATCTGGCAGCTTGTCGTGCAGCACAACGTTCAATAGAGATTTGTGGACATGAATCCGTCCGTTGTAGGTGATGTACCCCATTTTGCGAAACCGATTCATGAACTTACTTACCCTGGATCGGGTGGTGCCGATCATCTCCGCAAGCGCCTCTTGAGTTACGGGAGGTATCAGCGTCTGCGGCACGCCGGAATCTCCAAACTGCGCCATCAGTAAGAGGGTCCGCGCTAGACGCTTCTCGCTGTTATTGAAGAGCTGATCCACTAGATCTTCTTGTGTCCGAATAGCTCTGGCGAGAACGAACTTCAGAAACATGTCAGAGAATTCATGCTCGCGGTGCAGCAGTTGAACCATCTCGTCGCGGTCAAGCCTAAGAGCGACGCAAGGCGTGATTGCCATGGCGGTGGCGGCATGAACGCCAGCGGCCCCTGCAAGTGACTCTTCGCCTATAAAGTCGTGGGCGACCATCAGAGAGACGGTCGCTTCCTTGCCCCGCTTTGAGACCACAATGAGCTTGGCCCTTCCAGACTCCAGATAGAAGAGCGCGTTCGCGTCATCTCCCTGCGAATAGAAGACGTGGCCTGCCAACACGCGCACTGTCTTATGAGTCAAGGCAGAGGCCGACATATACTGTGCCGGATTGAACTTCACCTGCTTGTTTCCGGGCATTCTATTCCCCTTTCTGGTTATCTCCTATCAACCGCATTCGGTAGAGAAAGAGATCACAGCATGTCCTCAAACGGTATTCCACTGGCTGGTGTCAAAGCTGTGTCGTTTTGCTCACACAGTCAGTTACGCACTGGAAGAGTAAGAAGGCGACTGTGCCGGCAGACAACTTACCCAACGAGCAATGCGGCTCTACTTCACTCCGCCGCTGCGCCCACAATCTGCAAAGAGGAACTAAGATGCCGATGCCCACCAGTGGAACTGTTCTTGAACATCCCGCAGTGTCACGCCAGACCGACAGCTCTTCAAGCACCAACGCCGACAAACCGAAGCAGATGCAGGCTGCTGTCGTGGAGGAGTTCGGCAAGCCTCTTGTCCTGCGCGAGTGGGACATACCCACGCCCGGAGCTGGTCAGATCGTCGTCAAGACCGAGGCCTGTGGCGTCTGCCATACCGATCTGCACGCCGCCAACGGCGACTGGCCCCTGAAGCCGAAGCCACCGTTCATACCTGGCCATGAAGCCATTGGCATCGTCTCCGCTGTCGGCGCCGGGGTCACCATCGTCAAGGAAGGCGATCGCGTCGGTGTACCTTGGCTCTACTCGGCCTGCGGCCACTGCGAGTATTGCCTCAGCGCATGGGAGACCGTCTGCCCGGATGCGCGCTTTGGCGGATACTCCGTCAATGGCGGCTTCGCCGAATATATTCTCGCCGACCCCAACTACGTCGCTCACATAGCCAAAGGCCTTTCGCCCACAGAGGCAGCGCCATTGATCTGCGCCGGCATCACCACCTACAAGGGCATCAAAGAGACTCAAGCGAAACCAGGTCAATGGGTCGCCATCTCTGGTTGCGGAGGCCTTGGTCATCTCGCCATCCAATATGCGAAGGCGATGGGTCTCCTCGTGTGTGCCGTCGACATAGACGATCGCAAGCTGGCCCTGGCCAAGAGGCTTGGCGCCGATCTCACCTTCAATGCGAGGACCAGTGATCCGGCCGTCGAACTCAAGCGCGAGACCGGCGGCGGAGCCCATGGCGTGCTCATCACCGCCCCGTCACTCGTCGCGTTCAAGCAAGGCATCGCCATGACACGAAAACGCGGCACCTGTGCTCTCGTAGGCCTGCCTCCGGGAGAGTTTCCCGTCCCGCTATTTGATGTGGTCGCAAACTGCATCACCATTCGCGGTTCTTTCGTAGGAACGCGTGCCGACATGGCGGAAGCGCTCGACTTCGCAGTGAGAGGCAAAGTGAAGGCGGATATCGAGCTGCAGCCGCTCTCCGAGATCAACAACATCTTCAAGCGCCTCGAGCACGGAGATGTACCCGCACGCGTTGTCCTCCAATTTTGCTAGCAGACCTTGCAGTAGCGGATGTTGGCGACGTGCCCCTGTTTCAACATCCGCTACCTCCCTGAGCAATTGGGCACAGCCTCTGACAGAGAACGTAGCGGATGATTGAGGGGCTGAGCCTCTTTGCCAGCAAGGAGCATCATGCCAACAGCTGGAACTCACTTCAACCCTACTAAAATCCTTGTCCCAAACGACTTCAGCATGTCGTCCATCGAAGCTTTGGAAGCCGCTACAGATCTGGCACTCCTCTTCCATGCCGAAGTTCTTCTGCTGCATGTCATCCCGATTCCGCCGATCGTGAGTGGAGATGATCTTCCTACGCCTTTTCCTGAGAGCCAGGAGTTCCTTCTTGCCGCAGAAAAGCAGGCACAGGAAACGCTGACCCGGTCGGTCTTTGATTTATCTGGCAAAGGGATTGAGGCGAGCTTCAAAGTCGAGATCTGCAATGGCGTTGTTGATAAGGTGCTTTCAACGATCGAACAACAAGGAATTAACTTGTTAGTCATCTCCACCCACGGCATGTCCGGCTGGCGTCCAATCGTATTCGGATCGACCGCAGAGAAGTTGATCAAGCTCGCTGAGTGCCCAGTCCTCTTACTTCGCAGCGCGGCAACTTCATCCGGCGATAGCGGCAAGGTTTCGTAGTGAACTTCTCCAAAGTTGCAGCGCCCCGTGACTCAGCCTCTTGAAATCGTTGGCGGGATCGCCCCTTTAAAATCGCCCTCTGAATATATTCGCTACTCCTAACCACTCTCATGGCCGCTACGGATCGAGAACGCATGCCCGAGCCTGACGCGGGTCCACCTCTACTTGCCATCTTGCAGTTCAACTGGCAGGCTGAGATGGAAGACCATGCCACCTACAAGACTCTCGCCCTGGCGGAACTCGATGCCATACGGCGCAATGTGATGCGGGGTCTGGCATCGGCGGAAAAGCATCATGCCCATCTCTGGGCCGCTCAGATCGCCGTTCTCGGTGGCCCCGAGCCGCTCTATAGAGGCATGCAAAGTGGAGGCGCAAATTCTTTTTCAAGTGCGACGGGCGGGATTGATGCCGAACTTCATCAACTTCGAGCCAAGGAGCGAAGTGAGATCGAGCGACACGAGCAGCAGCGTCCGTTGCTCCCGGACCGGACATGTCAAAGAATCCTTCAAGCGGTGATTGCCGACGAGAACAAACACTACGGGATGCTCAGTGCACTTATCCGCGCCCGGCCACCTCTTCCTGTAATGGATGATTACGATGCGAGGGCTGCGCTCGCCGCTCTCCTGGCTGCCCGCAGAAAGCAGCAGCCACAAGTCGCAGGGTGGACGAACGAAGCCATATATGCAGCTCACGAGGGTCTCGGCTCTATATTTGGTATCGTCTCAGGGGTAGCGGGAGCCACGTTCGGACAAAGCCGGTATGTCCTCATAGCGGGTCTCACAGGCATGATGGGCAGCGCTCTATCCGCAGGGACCGGAGCCTATCTCACGGCAAGAGCGAGCGGGAGATCTACGATGCTGTGATCGCGCGCGAGCGCAGGGCTGTGGACTTCGATGAATCGGAGTCGCGCGAAGTCCTTGCGCTCAGCCTGCAGCTACGCGGCCTGCCGGAAGACGTCGCGGGCTGGTTGTCGCACCCGCTCGCCGAGAACAAAGAGAGCTTTTTGAAAGCTCTCGCACGCACCGGGGCAAACCTTTCGGAGGAAAGCCTCAAGAATCCTTCGGTTGCAGCTCTCACCGGCTTCGCGGCAACGGCGATCGGTGCCTTTGTACCCATGATTCCGTTCTTGTTTATATCTGGATCTAGGGTCAGGCGGAAGCCACGGTTCGATTGCTAGTCGCCCATATCGGTTCGAGCTCGACTCAATTTAGAAGGTGGTAGCTTCGTAGAACTCTGCTGCTCCCGATTGGGGATCGTAGAGGATGAAGTAATTGAGCTGGTTGGCGGTAAGAAAGGATGCGGTGATGGTGAAACCTGAATGAAGGCTGTCTACCCAGAGACGATCTGTGCCGCTGGCGTCGATGCGCATGCGACCGAAGTTTATGGCCTGAGCGGAGGAATCGTAAGCAAGGTAATGGGGCATGCCTTCACCGGCAAGAATCTCGATATTGGTATAGCCGGTGGGCCACTTGCCGGAGTAACGAAAGTTCAGAAATAGATCGTTGCCGGGCTGGGCTCCGCCGACGCCAGACTGAGTGCTAATGTTAACGATCTGCATATCTCCGGGTGCCTGGTTATAGGCGATGTAGTGAGGTTGACCCTCGAACGTCATAGAGAGGAAGTGAGTCTACGAGGCCCCATGTGGCTTCAAAGCGGTTTGCGGAGCCCTCGAGGTTAGCCGCGATTCGATCGAGATGGACGAGGCCAGTGGAGGTATTGTAGGCAAGAAAGTGTGGCTCGTTCTGGATGGTGAAGGGCATGAAGTTTGTAAAGCCGGGACCCCAAGGTCCGGACCAGTCGCCGGGACTCGAAGGTGGGCCCGGAAGGTTGGCGGCGATGGGACTGTACTGGACAGCACCGGTGACGCTTGAGTAGGTGAGGAGATAGTTCTGGCTGTCCATATTGAATGGCATGAGATGGGTAAAGCCTTTGATCCAGGCGCGCTGCCAAACGGTGACCACTCCGCGGGGCGAGACGTTGGCGAAGGAGATGTCGCCGGTAGCAGAGTTATAGGCCAACAGGATTTCGGTGTTTGGCAGGCAGATGAGATGGGTCCACGTTCCCCATGTGGCGGTGAAGACACGCTGAGGCGGGGGCCAGTTCAGTGAGAAGGCGTCGAGCTGGCCGATGATGCAAAGGGGGTGTCGGGTTGCGGAGAAGTTTCCCACTCAAGGTAGAAGTTGCCGAAGCCGGCCTCGAATACAGCTGCGAGGCTAACGGGATCGATATTGGCAGGACCAAGCCCGATGGCGCCGAGAGGGCGTGTGGCCTGGTCGAAGGGAAGAAGGCGGACCCACTGCTGACCTTTATCAAAGGTGTTGTTGACACGCAAGGGATAGGTGCCGGCGCGGTAGCCGCTGAAGACGAGTTTGTGGGTTTCACCGAGTGTAAGGGTAACGACGTCGCCCGTGGCGGATGGAGTGGTCCAGATGAAGCCAACCATCACGCCGAAGTCCTTATTCATTAGATCGATGACGTACTGGTTTGTGATGTGGGTTGTGTTGGAGGTCACGAAGTCGCGGAAGCTGACTCCGTGATTGCTGGTGAAAACCACAGAGGCGGGCAATTTCCCGCAGTTGTAGGGGTCGATCTCAGTGGTCGAGAGTTGGTAGAGCGGGCCGAGGTCGGCGAGGAATTCGGGGTAGTAGAGGGCATTGGGTGTACCGCCGAAGATCAGTTGATATGCAAAACGATTGATCTCGACGGGGATTCCTCTGGAGGCAGTGATGTTCTCCCAGGTGAGGGTGCGGCTGCCGGATCTTGGCGTGATCTTGTTATTGGCGTCGGCGATAACCGCGTTCAAAATCGCGCAGATCGAGGCGTCGTAGCAGGCGTAACCGGTCGGCGGCTAATGGTTCCCGTTGGGCGATTGCGTCTGAAGAGGGTCGTTCTCATCTACGATAGGCATGTTGTCGACAATGCTGATCCTGGTGGTGATGTCGGTAGAGATCATGGACATGGGATTTCCTTTTAGGGCGCGCACGCCGCTGGTGATCGATAATGTTGGCCGGATGCAGACGTTGCACGCGGAGTCTTCGTCCGGGAAGAATGGGATATGGGGATATGCTGCTCCGATTCTTGATAAGAAGGTCCGGTATGGGCGTTCGTTTGGACGGCCCATCCCGGACACACCGTCTACGACTTACTTCCAACCAGCTCTCCAGATTTTTTCGTCTCTAGAGTTGGATGTGTCAGAAGAACACGGTTCACGGTCAGCCTTGGGACACCCACGGGCAGAGTAAGCCCTAGGCCGCCTTTGGATGTCGTCAAGCCCTCATGCGGATGAAAGCTGTCAATCGAAAGCTCCCACGGGAGTTCCTGCGTGATAATGATCTCGCCCGCGTCGGTCAGCTTGAACTGGGCAAGCGATGCGACGCCGTCCTGAAACTGCAACGTGTAGAGAATTTCGGGCAGCATATTCACATACGTGACGCCGGACGTGGCGAAGGGGACGCCGGTTCCCGGAACCACTCGCACGCCCGCACCGCCGGCATTGCGTGCGTCTACAAGGAGCGGATACCCGAGGAGCACCAGGGTGGAAGTTCCCTGCCCCTCAAGAAATCCTCCGTTCGCATAGTCGAACTCCGGCTTGTATGTAAATTTGCCATTTCCATCGAGACCGAAACCCCAGTCCATATCGGAGGACTCATTCGGATCGGACAGCCCATAGTCTGGCGATGGGATTAAGGTAAAGGTGCTTAGAGAGATCGGGGTTGGAGTAAACACCTGATTGCTGGACCAGACGACGTCAGCCGTGATGTATCTTGCATCGATCTGCACCTTATACCCCAGGACGCGCAGCTCCGAGGTTCCTTCGCCTGAAAGAAACGACGCGAACTCGGCGGCGTAGTTGATCGTCCCTATGCTGGATACCTGGAAGTGAAAGGTGCTGATCTCGGCCGAGCCTATCTGGAAGAGATAGTCCCCCAGGGCCATCTCGACCGTGTAGGCCTGAGTGTTTGCGGTCCACCCCAAGCCCTGTGTCGAAGTAGGTGGAAAAAGGTTTTGTTCGCTGGCATCCATTATGAGATAGGCGGCGTTGCTCAATGCTGTTGCGTCGATGGTAATCGGAAATGTATGGGGCATAAGTTCCTCTCTGAAGTTGCGGTGGATGGGGAGTGATTGATGGCTGGACATTGGGTCAGCCGGCGGAGAGCAAGCCCAGAGGCGAGCTCGGAGTAAGGAAGTCTCATTTGACCTTTGTCGCAGTAGCGATGGGTGTCCCGTCCGCATAGCTCATCGCCACTTTGGGCATGGTGCCCGGAGTGGTCGTGAAGGACAGCTTTTGATAACTGGCGGCATTGTCGCCACGAAAGCCGAGAAACTCCGTGGGAGAGGTAGGGATAGCCGTGTAAGTCTGTCCTCGGCTTGTAACTGAAAGATGATCGCCAGCGACTTCAATCGTGAAGGTGCGGCCGGGCGCAATCTCATACGTGCCTGCATAGCTCGCAAGCGTGGCTGCCGGAAGGGGAACTGCGGCCGGAAGAGTGTCGTAGTGTTTGAAGTAGGCGCCGCGCAGGTCGGCCACGCGCTCCATCACTTCCGTCCAAATGCCATTTTCCTTCTTAAAGATGTACGTGGTGCGGCCCCAGCGATCGGCTCCTGGCTTGGTCTCCCCAGCATAGACCTGTCCGGCGATGTGCCAATACTCGTCAGCCACGGCGACGGTGGGTTCAAGCAGGCGGATCTTCACCTCAAGCGTTTCGTCGGTCGCGTCCTTGAACGGCGACTTTATGTAGGTGTTGAACCAATCGTTCCGCTTCTTGAGGTTGGTAAAGCGAACGCCAAACGCGTTCTCCCAATCGAGGTCGGACGCGACGTGCGGATCTTCCTGAGAGGCTGATTGAGAAGCCACGATCGCCCGGATCGCGGCTTCATCCGCGGAGGTAGCCGCGACGAAGGAGCTGGAAGGCGATTGAGCAGACAACGCGACAGGTAGCGTCAAGGCGAGGCAGGTAAGGGCTTGGAGCGGATAGTTCATCTTGGGTCTCCGGTGTGGGATGGTGAAGGCGCGTTTCATAGTCTGCCGATGGCCCTGGCCGCAATCTTCTTTGCGCGAGCGAGAGCGTCCTCTTCGTTCGCGATGCCGTCAAGGATGACGATGAGCATCACGGACTTGCCCACGATCACTGTCAGTTCCCCCTGGGGTCTGCCAAGAATGGAGTTACTGCCCCAGATCGCAGCGCTGCCGATGCCGGCAACGTCGTGGACATTTTTGAAGCCGGCTGATTTGAGATTTTCTCCGATGGCTTCGGCGCTGCCTGTCAGGTCGGTCTCGCTGTAGCGCACGTTGAGCGAGACCGTCTTGCCGCTCAGGGCACGACCGCTCGTGGCGCGGTATCGGCAGGAACTGCCTTGCCCGGCACCGGACGATCGATCTTCCGATCGGGCCGGTCCGACGGGCAAGGCAAGGGCCGCCTGTGCTTCGGGAGGTGTGAGGAAGCTGCAGGCGTCCTTGGAGGCTGCCTGTGCCGAGACTGCCGAAAGCAGCAAAAAGACGGCGGTAGAGACGACGAGAAGACGATCTTTCATAGCAGCAACTCCTGGCTTCGCCCGAAAAAGACAACTTCGGCTCTTGCCCGCATAGGTGGCCGCTGGTAGCTTTAGGTGCAAAAGCCATGGGCCAGATTTCGAGCAGGTCAAGATTCGCCCCAGACCCGCGAATTATGCCAATCAATCGGTCTCAATACTTCTCAACGGCGTCAACCCCATGCAAACACTCGGCTTCTATCAGTTCGACGACTTCTTGATCGACCCTGTCCGGCGTCAAGTGTGCCGTGCCGGCGTGCCCGTTTCGGTGCCGCAGAAGGCCTTCCAGCTTTTACTCTTTCTTTTAGAGAACCCGGGAAGAGTTCTGACGAAGCGCGAGATCATGGACGCGGTATGGCCGCAGGCCTTTGTCGAAGAGACCAACCTGACGCAGAGCATCTTCTTGCTGCGTAAGGCGCTCGGCGAGCTGCCAGGTCAGAACCGGTACATTGTCACGGTTCCCGGAGCGGGCTATCAATTTGCCGTCCTTCCGGTAGAAGTGGAGCAGGTGCCTGCGCCTCAGACCAT
This Granulicella aggregans DNA region includes the following protein-coding sequences:
- a CDS encoding zinc-dependent alcohol dehydrogenase; the protein is MPMPTSGTVLEHPAVSRQTDSSSSTNADKPKQMQAAVVEEFGKPLVLREWDIPTPGAGQIVVKTEACGVCHTDLHAANGDWPLKPKPPFIPGHEAIGIVSAVGAGVTIVKEGDRVGVPWLYSACGHCEYCLSAWETVCPDARFGGYSVNGGFAEYILADPNYVAHIAKGLSPTEAAPLICAGITTYKGIKETQAKPGQWVAISGCGGLGHLAIQYAKAMGLLVCAVDIDDRKLALAKRLGADLTFNARTSDPAVELKRETGGGAHGVLITAPSLVAFKQGIAMTRKRGTCALVGLPPGEFPVPLFDVVANCITIRGSFVGTRADMAEALDFAVRGKVKADIELQPLSEINNIFKRLEHGDVPARVVLQFC
- a CDS encoding Crp/Fnr family transcriptional regulator, encoding MPGNKQVKFNPAQYMSASALTHKTVRVLAGHVFYSQGDDANALFYLESGRAKLIVVSKRGKEATVSLMVAHDFIGEESLAGAAGVHAATAMAITPCVALRLDRDEMVQLLHREHEFSDMFLKFVLARAIRTQEDLVDQLFNNSEKRLARTLLLMAQFGDSGVPQTLIPPVTQEALAEMIGTTRSRVSKFMNRFRKMGYITYNGRIHVHKSLLNVVLHDKLPDQNAKRPVTLDPERTPAEKKRRAKII
- a CDS encoding universal stress protein; protein product: MPTAGTHFNPTKILVPNDFSMSSIEALEAATDLALLFHAEVLLLHVIPIPPIVSGDDLPTPFPESQEFLLAAEKQAQETLTRSVFDLSGKGIEASFKVEICNGVVDKVLSTIEQQGINLLVISTHGMSGWRPIVFGSTAEKLIKLAECPVLLLRSAATSSGDSGKVS
- a CDS encoding DUF3471 domain-containing protein produces the protein MNYPLQALTCLALTLPVALSAQSPSSSFVAATSADEAAIRAIVASQSASQEDPHVASDLDWENAFGVRFTNLKKRNDWFNTYIKSPFKDATDETLEVKIRLLEPTVAVADEYWHIAGQVYAGETKPGADRWGRTTYIFKKENGIWTEVMERVADLRGAYFKHYDTLPAAVPLPAATLASYAGTYEIAPGRTFTIEVAGDHLSVTSRGQTYTAIPTSPTEFLGFRGDNAASYQKLSFTTTPGTMPKVAMSYADGTPIATATKVK
- a CDS encoding nitroreductase family protein → MKTETNSAVKYQAAIGDGNDPLLDLIRKRHSSRGEFNPDRNISKPILARILEAARWAPTPNNMQNFQIVVVDDPKTLTLIGALSAEMSEAYLKENYALLSTSEAELRVRKIGTLAGIYPRAWVDPEAWNPTSDYRSQLTYLGKTLLKPKVLFVVLYDSESRAPGSEGDTLGFMGLGCVMENMWLTAESLGVGMHILTVFADSHVESEVRRVLKIEPQMKIAFACGLGYPADPSIEEIRVRRDLEDFVHHNAFRQKGVPWSLELEELPPEENA